Proteins encoded in a region of the Acyrthosiphon pisum isolate AL4f unplaced genomic scaffold, pea_aphid_22Mar2018_4r6ur Scaffold_21588;HRSCAF=24342, whole genome shotgun sequence genome:
- the LOC103309224 gene encoding uncharacterized protein LOC103309224, protein MFNLSWLERWSWLAFSKIEKGEFCKYCVLFYKSEYAGKSMNSPPISLVIQPFCNWKHAISIFNNHQNNEDRKFSKLKAVEFSKIIDQKQNDIIVQMQGLALRGEHDFGELSLNTPIKNYGNFRSLLRYRIESGDNLFLNHIQNCNKNASYISANVQNDIVSVISEYMQHYICDKIRKEKYFAILADETKYISHVEQFSLCIRYLEKSSNFEKDNTYIIREDFLQFVPVHSTVGSELDNTIISTLTSLGLNLKNA, encoded by the exons aaggtgaattttgtaaatattgtgtgtTGTTCTATAAAAGTGAATATGCTGGGAAAAGCATGAATTCTCCACCTATATCTTTAGTCATTCAACCTTTTTGTAATTGGAAACATGCTATTAGTATCTTCAATAATCACCAGAACAATGAGGATCGCAAGTTTTCTAAACTAAAAGctgttgaattttcaaaaataattgatcaaaaacaaaatgatatAATTGTTCAAAT GCAAGGATTAGCTCTTAGAGGTGAACATGATTTTGGTGAACTTAGTCTAAATActccaataaaaaattatggtaACTTTAGAAGCTTATTACGCTATCGAATTGAAAGTGGtgataacttatttttaaatcacatacAGAACTGTAACAAGAATGCTTCTTATATAAGTGCTAATGTTCAGAATGATATTGTTTCTGTTATTTCTGAATATATGCAGCATTACATTTGTGACAAAATACGAAAGGAAAAATACTTTGCAATATTAGCTGATGAGACAAAATATATAAGCCATGTTGAACAGTTTTCATTATGTATACGATACTTagaaaaaagttcaaattttgaaaaagataatacatatataataagaGAGGATTTTCTACAATTTGTTCCTGTCCATAGTACTGTAGGATCTGAATTGGATAACACTATTATAAGTACTTTGACATCTTTAggactaaatttaaaaaatgcttgA